A window of Halovivax gelatinilyticus genomic DNA:
GCATCGACACGACCTACTACTGCGTCGAACCGACGCTAGACGAGTCGGATCACGAACTCTACACGAAGATCCGCCAGCGCATTCTCGACAAGAGCGTCACGCGGCCGGCGCCGACCAACGAGGAGGAGTTCGAAGAGCACTTAGACGAACTCTTAGACGAGGTCGTCGAGATCACCTCCGGGCTAAGGGGGCAGTCGGTCGGCCGAATCAAGGCGTTCGGATCGACGAAGTTCTCGATCACGCGCGAGCGATTCGATCGACTCCGCTATCAGCTCCAGCGCGACATCGTCGGCCTGGGGCCGCTCGAACCGGTGATGGCCGACACGGCCAACGAGGACATTCACGTCATCGGTCCCAAGCAGTGTTACCTGGACCACGCCACCTACGGCATGATCAGCGCGACGGTCGACTTCGGCTCGCCCGAGCAGTTCGAACAGTGGCTCCGGAACATGGGCGAGCGAATGAACCACCCGGTCAGCGACTCCGACCCGATCATCGACTCGACGCTGCCGGACGGCTCGCGTATCAACATCATCTACTCCGACGACGTCTCCGTCCAGGGCCCCTCGCTGACGATTCGACAGGGTGAGGAGATCCCGCTGTCGGTGTTTCAGATCACGAACTGGGGGACGATCAGCCCGGAGCTGGCCGCCTACCTCTGGCTCTGTCTCGAGAACGAACAGACCGTGTTCGTCGTCGGTGAGACGGCGTCGGGCAAGACGACGACGCTCAACGCGTCGCTGTCGTTCATCCCGCGCGATTCGAAGATATACACGGCGGAGGACACCGCCGAGGTCGTCCCGCCCCACGACACCTGGCAGCAGCTACTCACCCGCGAGGGGTCGGGCGACGAGAGCGCCGACGTCGACATGTTCGACCTGGTCGCCGCGGCGCTCCGGTCCCGCCCCGATTACATCGTCGTCGGTGAGGTCCGCGGAGCGGAGGGACAGATGGCGTTCCAGGCGGCCCAGACCGGCCACCCGGTGATGCTCACGTTCCACGCGAGCGACATCGTCAGCATGATCCAGCGATTCACCGGGAACCCGATCAACGTCCCAGAGACGTTCATGGACAACTGCGACGTCGCGCTGTTTCAGAACCGGGTCAAGCAGGGTGACGACATCCTTCGACGCGTCACGAGCGTCCAGGAGATCGAAGGCTACTCCGAGTACGAAGGCGGCGTCGTCACCCGGCAGGCCTTTCGCTGGGACCCGCGTGACGACGAGGTCGTCTTCACCGGCCGGAACAATTCGTTCGTCCTAGAAGAGCAGATCGCGACGCTGCTCGGCTACACCGACACCCGGGAGATCTACGACGAACTCGACAAGCGCGCGGAGATAATCCGCCAGCTCATCGACGCGGGCGTCCTCGGCTATCACGAAGTCAACAAGGCTATCTCCGACTATCAGCGCGACGGCATCGAGGGCCTGCCGATCCAGCCGACGGGAATGTACCAGTTCAGCTGATCATGTCCACGGCCAACGAGTCTCGACCGGATCTGGGTGCGCGCTCGATACTGTTCGCGCTCTATCGGTCCTACGAGGCCATGGGGATGTCGGTCAGGCGGTATTTCCTCCTGATCATCCTGCCGTCGGTCGCCTTCTTTTTCGGCGCGCTCTTCGCGCCGTTGCTGGTCGGAGTACCGCTCTTCGTCGCCGGACCGCTCGCCGGTCTCGGCCTACTCGCCATCCTGACGGCCGTCGCCTAT
This region includes:
- a CDS encoding type II/IV secretion system ATPase subunit → MADFGSTRLSNELQELADRHPHLREHLDWFYDEYTEYPALIDEPSEEWESHRPNVIYEAEEPIFCHVYGDVGIDTTYYCVEPTLDESDHELYTKIRQRILDKSVTRPAPTNEEEFEEHLDELLDEVVEITSGLRGQSVGRIKAFGSTKFSITRERFDRLRYQLQRDIVGLGPLEPVMADTANEDIHVIGPKQCYLDHATYGMISATVDFGSPEQFEQWLRNMGERMNHPVSDSDPIIDSTLPDGSRINIIYSDDVSVQGPSLTIRQGEEIPLSVFQITNWGTISPELAAYLWLCLENEQTVFVVGETASGKTTTLNASLSFIPRDSKIYTAEDTAEVVPPHDTWQQLLTREGSGDESADVDMFDLVAAALRSRPDYIVVGEVRGAEGQMAFQAAQTGHPVMLTFHASDIVSMIQRFTGNPINVPETFMDNCDVALFQNRVKQGDDILRRVTSVQEIEGYSEYEGGVVTRQAFRWDPRDDEVVFTGRNNSFVLEEQIATLLGYTDTREIYDELDKRAEIIRQLIDAGVLGYHEVNKAISDYQRDGIEGLPIQPTGMYQFS